GCTGCCACGTCGGCCACGTTCACCGACGTAGTAATCGAGATCATTCGCCTTGAGGGTCAGCTTGCGCTTGCCGGCGTGGATCACCAGCGCCGTACCGCCCGGCAACACCACCAGGTCGCGTACGAACTCCTCGCGGCGCGCCGCCCGCGCGCCGGGAATGTCGAGCATCTTGTTGCCCTTGCCCTTGGCCATCTCGGGGAGCTGGTCGATGGCGAAGACCAGCAGGCGGCCCTCGTTGGAGACCAGCGCCACGCGCGCCTCGGCGTCGCGCGGCACGGCCTGGGGCGGCAGCACGTTGCAGCCCTTGGGCACGCTGAGCACCGACTTGCCGGACTTGTTCTTGCCGACCAGCTCGTCGAGGCGCACCACGAAGCCGTAGCCGCCGTCGGAGGCCAGCAGGTAGCGGCTCTCCGGCGGCGCCAACATCAACCCGACCATGTACGCGCCGGCGGCGGGATTGACCCGCCCGGTGATCGGCTCGCCCTGGCTACGCGCGCTGGGCAGGTTGTGCGCCGCCAGGGTGTAGCTGCGGCCGCTGTCGTCGAGCAGCACCAGCGGCTGGTTGGTCTTGCCGCGCGCCGCCAGATGGAAGCGATCGCCGGACTTGAAGCCCAGCCCGGCGGCGTCGATCTCGTGGCCCTTGGCGGAGCGGATCCAGCCCTTCTCGGAGAGCACCACGGTGATCGGATCGGCGCCCATCAGCTCGACCTCGGACAGCGCCCTGGCCTCGCCGCGCTCGACGATCGGCGAGCGCCGGGCGTCGCCGAAGCTCTCGCCGGCCTCGCGCAGTTCGCGCTCGATCAGGTCGGTCAGCGCGGCGTCGTTGCCCAGCAGCTCCTTCAGCTGCTTGCGCTCTTCGAGCAGTTCGTCCTGCTCGCCGCGAATCTTGAACTCCTCGAGCTTGGCCAGGTGGCGCAGGCGCAACTCGAGGATCGCTTCGGCCTGGCGCTCGGAGAGCCCGAAGGCGTCGATCAGCGCCGGCTTGGGCTCATCCTCCTCGCGAATGATACGGATCACCTCGTCGATGTTGAGATACGCGGCAAGCAGACCCTCGAGGATGTGCAGGCGATCCTCGACCTTGCCCAGCCGGTAGTCGAGGCGCCGGCGCACCGTGGCGCGCCGGTATTTCAGCCATTCGCCGAGAATCTCGTGAAGCGCCAGCACCCGCGGGCGGCCATCGAGGCCGATCATGTTGAGGTTGACGCGCACCCCCTTCTCGAGATCGGTGGTGGCGAACAGATGCGCCATCAGCGCCTCGATGTCGACACGGTTGGAGCGCGGCTCGATCACCAGCCGGGTAGGGTTTTCATGCGTCGACTCGTCGCGCAGATCGGCGACCATCGGCAGCTTCTTGGCCTGCATCTGCGCGGCGATCTGCTCGAGCACCTTGGAGCCGCTGACCTGATAGGGCAGCGCGGTGACCACGATGCTGCCCTCCTCCAGCGTATAGCGGCTGCGCAGCTTGACCGAGCCGCGGCCGCTTTCGTAGAGCTTGGCGAGATCGGCCCGCGGGGAGATGATCTCGGCTTCGGTGGGAAAATCCGGCGCCGGCACGTACGCGACCAGATCGCCGACCGTGGCCTCGGGATTGCGCAGCAGGTGGCAGGTCGCGTCGACGATCTCGCGCACGTTGTGCGGCGGAATGTCGGTGGCCATGCCCACCGCGATACCGGTGGCGCCGTTGAGCAGCACGTGGGGCAAGCGCGCCGGCAGTACCGCCGGCTCGTTCAGGGTGCCGTCGAAGTTGGGCATCCAGTCGACGGTGCCCTGGCCGAGCTCGGAAAGCAGCGCCTCGGAGAACTTCGACAGCCGCGCTTCGGTGTAACGCATCGCCGCGAACGACTTGGGATCGTCGGGGCTGCCCCAGTTGCCCTGGCCGTCGACCAGCGGATAGCGGTAGCTGAACGACTGGGCCATCAGCACCATGGCTTCGTAGCAGGCGCTGTCGCCGTGGGGATGGAACTTGCCCAGCACATCGCCGACGGTGCGCGCCGACTTCTTGTACTTGGCGCTGGCGGTCAGCGACAGCTCGCGCATGGCGTAGATGATGCGCCGCTGGACCGGTTTCATGCCGTCGCCGATATGCGGCAGGGCACGGTCGAGAATCACGTACATCGAATAGTCGAGATACGCCTTCTCGGTATATTCGCGGAGCGACAGACGTTCGACGTCGCCCTCCGCGACTTGGATATCCATGGTCATGGGTGCGTGGCCCTATCTGCATTCATGGAAACTTCACGGGCGGTGCCCGTTCGATACGTTCTGGAACAGCTGCGAGCTTCGGGCTTCGGGCTTCGGGCTTCGAACCCCATGGCCCGTAGCCCGTAGCTCGTAGCCCGTAGCCCGTAGCTCGTGGCTCGTGGCTCGTGGCTCGTGGCTCGTAGCCGAGATCACACTTCGATATCGGCGAGATTGCCGTAATCCTCGAGCCACCCCTTGCGATCGCTGGCGCGCTTCTTGGCCAGCAGCATGTCGAGCATCTCGCTGGTGCCGTCGCCGTCGACCCGGGTCAGCTGCACCAGCCGGCGCGTGTCCACCGCCATGGTGGTCTCGCGCAACTGCAGCGGACTCATCTCGCCGAGCCCCTTGAAGCGCTGCACGTTGATGGGGCCGGCCTTCCGGGTGCCGCGCTTGCCCTCAAGGCGCTTCAAGATCGCCGCCTTCTCGCTCTCGTCCAGCGCATAGAACACCTCCTTGCCCAGGTCGATGCGATACAGCGGCGGCATCGCGACGTAGACGTGGCCGGCATCGACCAGCGCCGGAAAATGACGCACGAACAGCGCGCACAGCAGCGTGGCGATGTGCAGGCCGTCGGAGTCGGCATCAGCGAGGATGCAGATCTTGTGATAGCGCAGCTTGGTCAGGTCGGCGCTGGCCGGGTCGGCGCCGATCGCCACGGCGATGTCGTGGACCTCCTGGGAGGCGTAGATGTCGTGGGACTCGACCTCCCAGGTGTTGAGGATCTTGCCGCGCAGCGGCAGGATCGCCTGGGTCTCGCGATCGCGGGCCTGCTTGGCGCTGCCCCCGGCGCTGTCGCCCTCGACCAGGAACAGCTCGCTGGCCACCGGGTCCTGCCCCGAGCAGTCGGCCAGCTTGCCGGGCAGCGCCGGGCCCGCGGTGATCTTCTTGCGCGCGACCTTCTTGGCACTCTTCTGGCGGCGCTGGGCGGCGCTGATCACCAGCTCGGCGAGCGCCTCGGCCTGGTCGACGTGGTGATTGAGCCACAGCGAGAAGGCGTCCTTGACTACCCCGGAGACGAACGCGGCGACGGTGCGCGAGGAGAGCCGCTCCTTGGTCTGGCCGGCGAACTGCGGGTCGAGCATCTTCACCGAGAGCACGAACGAGACTCGCTCCCACAGGTCGTCGGCGGTCAGCTTGACGCCGCGCGGCAGCAGGCTGCGGTAGTCGCAGAATTCGCGCAGCGCCTCGAGCAGCCCCGAGCGCAGGCCGTTGACGTGGGTGCCGCCGAGCGGCGTGGGAATCAGGTTGACGTAGGATTCCATCAACGGCTCGCCGCCTTCGGGCAACCACTGGATCGCCCAGTCGCAGGCCTGCTCGTCGTCGGCGAAGTGGCCGACGAACGGCGCTGCCGGCAGCACCTCGTAGCCGTCGGTGGCCTGGGCCAGGTAGTCGCGCAGGCCGTCCTCGTACTGCCAGATGCTCTCGCTGCCGTCGACCTCGGTCAGGATCACCTTGAGCCCCGGACACAGCACCGCCTTGGCGCGCAACAGATGCTTGAGCCGCGGCAGCGACAGGCGCGGCGAATCGAAGTAGTCGAGCTCCGGCCAGAAGCGCACCACGGTGCCGGTGGCGCGCTTGGCGCAGCTGCCGATCACCGCCAGCTCCTCGACCTTCTCGCCCTTGGCGAAGGCGATGGCGTGGCGCTCGCCGTCGCGGCAGACCTCCACTTCCAGGCGCGTGGACAGCGCATTGACCACCGACACGCCGACCCCGTGCAGCCCGCCCGAGAAGCGGTAGCTCGACTGCGAGAACTTGCCGCCGGCATGTAGCTTGGTGAGGATCAGCTCGACCCCGGAAAGCCCGTGCTCGGGGTGGATGTCGATGGGCATACCACGGCCGTCGTCGGTCACCTCGATGCCGCCATCCTCGTAAAGCCGCACGCGGATTTCCCGGGCGTGGCCGGCCAGCGCCTCGTCGACGCTGTTGTCGACGACTTCCTGAACCAAGTGGTTGGGGCGCGTGGTGTCGGTATACATGCCGGGGCGCTTGCGCACCGGCTCGAGACCGGAAAGGACTTCAATGGAAGTGGCACTGTATTGCGTCATGCGGTGTCCATCAGGCTAACGAGTGTCATTGAATGGCCGCCAGCGGCGCGCCGGCGGCATGGCCACCGTGGGCCAGCACCGCCGGCAGGTAGTCCGCCAGCCGGCTGAAGCCGTGATCGCCGCCCGGCTCGATCAGCGTGCGACAACCGCGATAGGCGGCGAACGCCTCGCGGCAATCGAGCGTCTCGTCGGCGCTGCCCAGCAGCAGCAGGTAGCGCTCGGGCGTGAGCCGCACCGGCTCGAGCGCCAAAAGTTCGTCGCGATGCGCCGATTCGATGGTGAAGCGCTCGCCGCTATAAGGGTTGACGAACGCCATGCCCAGCCAGGCGTCGACCAGCCGCGAGGCGTTTACCGCCGGGTTGATCAGCACCGCCGCCAGATCGTGGCGCTCGGCCAACACGCTGGCCAGAAAGCCGCCCATCGAGCTACCCACCAGTAATACCTTGTCGCCGAGTTCGGCGAGCGCCGCTTCGGCACTCGCCAAGGCTTCGGCGGGCCGGTGCGAAAGATTCGGCGTGCGACACGGCAACGGCCCGCGGTGCTCGATGCGGGCGCAGGCTTCGCGCATCAGACGCGCCTTGGGCGAATCGCTACCGCTGTTGAAACCGTGCAGATAGAGCACCCCGTCGACCGGGGCCGCCTGCAAGGGGCCACTCAGCATACCCTGAAACCTGGACGGATAAACAGCATTCAGCGTTGTTCCTCGGCACGCCAGACCGCCTCGATCAAGTGGCGGCTGGATTCGTCGAGGGCCTCGACGCCTTCGTGGCTGGCGAGCACCCGCTCGGTCTGGGTGGCGATCTTCTTGCCCAGCTCGACCCCCCACTGGTCGAACGGGTTGATGTCCCAGATGGTCGCCTGGACGAACACCTTGTGCTCGTAGAGCGCCACCAGCGAGCCCAGCGTGCTCGGCGTCAAGCGATCGAGCAGCAGCGTGGTCGACGGCTGGTTGCCGCGATAGTGCTTGTGGTTGGGCCGCGGGCCGTCGTCCTCGATCGCCTCGTCGCCGAGCATCAGCACCCGCGACTGGGCGAAGCAGTTGGCCAGGGTCAAGCGGTGCTGCTCCTTGAGCAGCGCGCGGGTGGCATCGTCCTCGATGCGATCGTAGCGGCGCATCGGCGCGATGAAGTCGCACTCGACCGGCTGGGTGCCCTGGTGCAGCAACTGGTAGAAGGCGTGCTGGGCGTTGGGACCCAATTGCCCCCAGAGCACCGGGCAGGTCGAGTAGGGCGTGGTCTGGCCGGAATTGGTGGTCGACTTGCCGTTGGATTCCATTTCCAGCTGTTCGAGATAACTGGCGAAGAATTCCAGGCGACCCTCGTAGGGCAGGATCGAGTGGGCGCGGATATCCAGGAAGTTGACGTTCCAGATGCCCGCCAGGGCGAGCAGCACCGGCAGGTTGTCCTCGAGCGCCGCGTTGGCGAAGTGGCGATCCATCTCGTGGGCGCCGGCGAGTAGCTCGCGGAAGTTGTCCATGCCCACCGCCACGGCGATCGGCAGGCCGATGGCGCCCCACAACGAATAGCGACCGCCGACCCACTCCCAGAATTCGAGCTGGTTGGCATCAGAAATGCCCCATTCGCTCATCTTCTCGGGGCTCGCCGAGACGCCGATGAAGTGCTGGCGCATCACCAGGTCGCGATCGCCGCGGCCATTGACCAGATGCCCCATCAGCCAGTCCTGGGCGGTGCGCGCGTTGGACAGCGTGTCGATGGTGGTGAACGACTTCGACGACAGCACGAACAGCGTGGTCTCGGGATTGAAGCGCGTCAGGTAGTCGGCCAGTTGCGAGCCGTCCATGGTCGAGGCGAAATGCACCTCGACCGGATGGATGTCGCGGGGGCGATAGTCGGCCAGCGCATGGGTGACCATCAGCGGCCCCAGGTCGGAACCGCCCACGCCGAGGTTGACCACGTCGGTGACCGCCTTGCCGGTGGCGCCGCGCCACTGCCCGGCGTGAAACTTGTCGACCATCGCCGCCATGCGCTTCAGGGTGCGATGCACGCCCGGCACCACGTCCTCGCCCTCGACATTGAGATGCGCGTCCGCCGGCAGACGCAGCGCGGTATGCAGCGCCGGGCGGTCCTCGCTCAGGTTGACCCGCTCGCCGGCCAGCAGCCGCTCGATGCCCTTGGGCACGCCGGCGACGCGGGCCAGTGCGAGCAACTTGTCCAGCGTCTCGCGACGCCAGCGCTGCTTGGACAGATCCAGCATCAGCCCCGCGGCCCGGCGGCTGAAGTCGGGATAGCGCTGGTCGGATTCGTGAAACAGATCCTTGAGATGCACGTCGCGCATCGCCTCGGCGTGGTCGAGCAGCGCCTTCCAGGCGGGATGCTGGTCGATCGTCGCGGTTTCGGTCATCGGCTCCTCCTTGAACGATCCTTGCGTATCGCACGACGGTGGTCGTGCTCGGCGGCTTCGCGGCGGGTGCAAGCCGAGCGGTCGGTGGGTAAACTGTCAGCGCCTGACGCCCGCCGCCCTCACCAAGCCTGCTTAGCGAATGCCCATGAGTGATGCATCTTACCGTGACGCGATCTTCACGACACCCCTCGACCGGGTCGCGCGATTTTCCTTCGACGAGCAGGTGGTGGCCTGCTTCCCCGACATGGTGCGCCGCTCGATCCCCGGCTACGGTCAGATTCTCGGCATGCTCGGGGTGATCGCCGAGCGCCACCTGCGCCACGGCGGGCATGTCTACGACCTGGGCTGCTCGCTGGGCGCGGTGGGGCTGGCGCTGGCCGGGCGCCTGCCGCCCGAGGCGTTTTCGCTGACCGGCGTCGACCTGTCGCCGGCCATGGTCGCCCGGGCCCGCGAGACGCTCGCCGCCGAGTGCCCCGAGCATGCCATCGAGATCGTCGAGGGCGACATCCGCCATCTCGATTACCGCCCGGTGAGCATGATCGTGCTCAATTTCACCCTGCAGTTTCTCGCCCCCGGCGAGCGCGACGCGCTGATGACGACGCTCTACGAGGCGCTGGAGCCGGGCGGCGTGCTGGTGCTCTCGGAGAAGATCGTCGCCGCCGACGAGGCCGAGAACGCCTGGCTGGTGGAGCGCTATCACGACTTCAAGCGCGCCAACGGCTACAGCGAACTGGAGATCAGCCAGAAGCGCACCGCGCTGGAAAACGTGCTGGTGCCGGACACCCTCGAGGCCCACCATGCACGCCTGGCGCGGGCCGGTTTCGCCCGCGCCACGACCTGGTTCCAGTATCTCAACTTCGCCGCGATGATCGCGTTCAAGGACGCCCGGTATCGGGACGCCCGGTATCGGGACGCCCGGTATCGGGACGCCCGGTATCGGGACGCCCAGTATCGGGACGCCCAGTATCGGGACGCCCAGGGCGAGACCGGGGGGCCGCGCTGACATGGCCGACACCGACCGCGCCCAGCAGGCGCTCTATCACGCCTTCGTCGACCAGCAGTTGCATGCCTGGCTGGCGCGCCTGCCCGAGCAGTTCGCCCGCGGGCTGGACCGTAAGCGCCACGGCGACCTGCCCGGCTGGGAGAAGGCCGTGGCCAAACTCCCCCAGCTACCCGAACCCGCCGCGGCGCGCGACGTCGCCCTCGATCGCGATACCGTCAGCGTCGATGTATCGCTCTCGGATGCCGACCGGCGGCGTTGTTACAACCTGCTCAAGGCATTGATGCCGTGGCGCAAGGGCCCCTATCGGCTTGGCGGCATCGACATCGACAGCGAGTGGCGCTCGGACTGGAAGTGGCGACGTGTCGCCCCGCACCTGGCGCCGCTGGCGGGCCGCCGGGTGCTCGACGTCGGCGGCGGCAACGGCTATCACGCCTGGCGCATGGCCGGGGCCGGTGCGTCGTTCGTGCTGGTGATCGATCCCTCGCCGCGCTTCTATTATCAGTTCCAGGCGGTGCGCCATTTCGTCGCCGACGCCGACGGCGGGCGCACCCACTTTCTACCGGCCGGCATCGAGGATGTTCCGGCCGACCTCGAGGCCTTCGATACGCTGTTCTCGATGGGCGTGCTCTATCACCGCCCTTCGCCGCTCGACCACCTGCTGCAACTGCGCGGCGCGCTGCGCCCGGGCGGCGAACTGGTGCTGGAAACGCTGGTCGTCGAGGGCGACGCGACGACGGTATTGATGCCCGGCGAGCGCTACGCGCAGATGCCCAACGTGTATTTTCTGCCCTCCTCGGCCGCCCTGAGCCATTGGCTTTTGCGACGAGCAACGCCGCAGCGAGTGGATGAACTTTCAGTCGCTGACCGATTTTCTCGACCCTGACGATCGCACGCGGACCGTCGAGGGGCATCCGGCGCCGCGCCGCGCAGTGCTGGTGGCACACAAACCCGAGTGACTCGCCCTTCATTGCAAACGATAATTTTTATTGTTATTTCGCATGCTGAAGGAGCCCTCTCTTGCTGTCGCTCTTCAATACGGCACTGGAGGGAACGCCGCGCTTGGCGTCAATTGGTTGCACGCGCGTCGGCCTGCAAGGCCTCACGCCGTATCCGCCAGCCTTCCAGCGCCATACGCGCCTGTGCGCGCCGGGTTTGGTCCTTGAGAGCTCGCGAGGGGGATTCAACCGCCTGCAGCGTACCGCCCGACCAACGATAATAAGTCGGGTCGGCGAGATTCGTGGCGGCGCCTGCGTCGCTGACCATGACGCCCTGCCCACCATCCTGACGATTGAATGTCAGCGCCATCGGCGATGCTTGTGGCGTGTACAGATCGCGTCCCATCCACGGTACCTGGGCATTGGACAGTGAATGCGCCCATAGCGTCGGGAAGATATCCCGATGGCTGGTCCAGTCATCGACCTGTGCCTCACCCTCTCCCCGATAGGCCGGTGGAATCCACAACAGCATCGGCACACCGAACTGGTCGAACAGGTCATGTGCATCGGGATACTGAATGAGAGAACGCGTGTTGTGATCACCGGTGGCCGCGAACAGTGTATGGTCCATCAATCCATCGGCTTCGAGATGATTCAAAAAGCGCCCCATGCTGTCATTGGCGTATTGATAGGTCTCGAGGATCGAGGTGCCTAACTGGGGCGAGACGGCAAGCGCATCGCCCAGCCGTGAGACACCCAGGGGCGCGGGAGCGTAGTCTTGCGGGATCTTGTACGGCGGATGGTTGGTGATCGATAGCATCACCAGCATCAACTTCTCATCGTTGGCCTCGGCTTGCTCCAGAAGCTTCTCGGCGTAACGGAACATCCACTCGTCATAGAGCCCCCAGGTGCCGCCTTTGGCTTCGGGGAAGCGCTCACGGATCGCGTTTTCGCCCAACACTTCATCGAAGCCTTGACGCTTGAGCGCATCGTCAAGATTTCGCCACTGCGTCGAGCCCGCCGTCAGGAAGACAGTGCGATAGCCCGCGCGCTCATACGGCAGCACCGTCGACGTCGAATATTGACGATAGCCATAACGACTCTGCGTCAATGGGCTGATCGGCGTATCGAAAAGTATTCCTTCCAGTGAGGGATATGTCCCGTTTCCCGACGACAAGGCATACGGAAAGTAGTCCGCCTTCTCCTTCACCCAGGGGCGCAAGCGGCCCAGCAGATCGTTATTCTCGGCATCGTCGAAATCCAGCGGATGACGTCCCCAGCCTTCCATCAAGCTGACCACGACATGCGGTGGTTTTTCTTCTGCTGCGGGTCGCACAGGGGTGGTCACGGTCATGCGGTCGAGAACCGCCTGCGGCGTATCGGCCTGCGACCAGCCCAGCACGTTTGCCGCCGCCATGGAAGAGCTGAAACCGTAACGCGCCAGCCCCGACTGCGGATCGTCACCGATCCGGTTGGCCTGTCGCTCATTCCAGGCCAGATAAAGAGCTTCGGGTCCACTGGGCACCAGGTCATTGACGAAGGCATTCGACGACACCGACATATGCATTTCGCGCAGTGGGAATGTCCCCAGGGTGCCGCGCCCCAACCCGACCAGTGCCACCCAGGAAGCCGCCACCAGCAGCGTGGCTTGAGGCCATCCCAGCCGGCGCCGTTCATGCCGACGGCCGCGTCGCATCAGGGCGACCTGGATTCCCGTCATGCCGATCAAGACGATCAGCAACGGAAAAACGGGATAATCGCTCCATATCGTCTTCAGCACCGCCTGGGTATCGTCTTCGAACAGCCCGAAGATCAGCGAATTGATCGGCCCTTGATAGAAGCTAAAAAAGAAATGATTAATCAGTGCCAGGAGATTGACCAAGGCCATGGTCGCGATGGCCCAGACCAACCACAAGCGACGCCAGCCGGCCAGAAAGACGCGCGGCAAGGGAAGCAACACCGTAGCCACTATAAGCCAGGGTCCCAGAAGGACCGCCATGATCTTGGCATCGAAACGCAGCCCCATCCAGAAGGCCTGCCACATCTCGCCGGCGGGCGCTTCCAGGGTGGGGGGCGCATACGACTGCCACAACAGAACACGCATCAAGGCCAGCGTTGCCACCCCGATCAGCCCCAGACGCCAGAGCTGTCGGTTCAACTCGCGCCAGTTCTGCCAGCGCGACATCATCACGGAATCGTTATACATGCGTCATCTCAATCGGGTAAGCGCGCACACTATATCGATCTTGAACGACTCTAACGATACGTTAGATTGCCAATAGAGTAGGCAAATCCCCGTCACAGACACGCGCGCCCCCGCCAGCTTCGGAACCGGCGGGGCGACGTGACGTAGCGCATGGATTTCGCCGTCTACTTGCCCAGCAGCTCGCGCACATCCTTCGCCTGCCAATGCGGAAAATACTTGCGCACCAGGGCGTTGAGCTCGACCTCGAAGGCCTGCCAGTCGACCTCGCCGGCCGCGCCGCCGCCCTCCAGCGCGCCGCGCACCATCCCCGCGCCGACGGTGACGTTGGTCAACCGGTCGATGACGATGAAGCTGCCGGTGCCGGGGCTGACGCGGTAGTCGTCGACCGGCACCGGCGCGGTCAGCTCGACCCGGCAACGGCCGATGGCGTTCAGCGCGAGCCGCTCGGCGCGGTGATGCTCGAGCGTGTTGACGTCGACCTGGTAGTCGATCGCCGTCACCTTGCCGGCCAGATCGCGGGTGGCGAGCTTTAGATCGTAGAGCTTGCCGGGCTCC
The genomic region above belongs to Halomonas zincidurans B6 and contains:
- the parC gene encoding DNA topoisomerase IV subunit A codes for the protein MTMDIQVAEGDVERLSLREYTEKAYLDYSMYVILDRALPHIGDGMKPVQRRIIYAMRELSLTASAKYKKSARTVGDVLGKFHPHGDSACYEAMVLMAQSFSYRYPLVDGQGNWGSPDDPKSFAAMRYTEARLSKFSEALLSELGQGTVDWMPNFDGTLNEPAVLPARLPHVLLNGATGIAVGMATDIPPHNVREIVDATCHLLRNPEATVGDLVAYVPAPDFPTEAEIISPRADLAKLYESGRGSVKLRSRYTLEEGSIVVTALPYQVSGSKVLEQIAAQMQAKKLPMVADLRDESTHENPTRLVIEPRSNRVDIEALMAHLFATTDLEKGVRVNLNMIGLDGRPRVLALHEILGEWLKYRRATVRRRLDYRLGKVEDRLHILEGLLAAYLNIDEVIRIIREEDEPKPALIDAFGLSERQAEAILELRLRHLAKLEEFKIRGEQDELLEERKQLKELLGNDAALTDLIERELREAGESFGDARRSPIVERGEARALSEVELMGADPITVVLSEKGWIRSAKGHEIDAAGLGFKSGDRFHLAARGKTNQPLVLLDDSGRSYTLAAHNLPSARSQGEPITGRVNPAAGAYMVGLMLAPPESRYLLASDGGYGFVVRLDELVGKNKSGKSVLSVPKGCNVLPPQAVPRDAEARVALVSNEGRLLVFAIDQLPEMAKGKGNKMLDIPGARAARREEFVRDLVVLPGGTALVIHAGKRKLTLKANDLDYYVGERGRRGSKLPRGFQKVDRLEAQGEAS
- a CDS encoding LTA synthase family protein, with protein sequence MYNDSVMMSRWQNWRELNRQLWRLGLIGVATLALMRVLLWQSYAPPTLEAPAGEMWQAFWMGLRFDAKIMAVLLGPWLIVATVLLPLPRVFLAGWRRLWLVWAIATMALVNLLALINHFFFSFYQGPINSLIFGLFEDDTQAVLKTIWSDYPVFPLLIVLIGMTGIQVALMRRGRRHERRRLGWPQATLLVAASWVALVGLGRGTLGTFPLREMHMSVSSNAFVNDLVPSGPEALYLAWNERQANRIGDDPQSGLARYGFSSSMAAANVLGWSQADTPQAVLDRMTVTTPVRPAAEEKPPHVVVSLMEGWGRHPLDFDDAENNDLLGRLRPWVKEKADYFPYALSSGNGTYPSLEGILFDTPISPLTQSRYGYRQYSTSTVLPYERAGYRTVFLTAGSTQWRNLDDALKRQGFDEVLGENAIRERFPEAKGGTWGLYDEWMFRYAEKLLEQAEANDEKLMLVMLSITNHPPYKIPQDYAPAPLGVSRLGDALAVSPQLGTSILETYQYANDSMGRFLNHLEADGLMDHTLFAATGDHNTRSLIQYPDAHDLFDQFGVPMLLWIPPAYRGEGEAQVDDWTSHRDIFPTLWAHSLSNAQVPWMGRDLYTPQASPMALTFNRQDGGQGVMVSDAGAATNLADPTYYRWSGGTLQAVESPSRALKDQTRRAQARMALEGWRIRREALQADARATN
- the parE gene encoding DNA topoisomerase IV subunit B; its protein translation is MTQYSATSIEVLSGLEPVRKRPGMYTDTTRPNHLVQEVVDNSVDEALAGHAREIRVRLYEDGGIEVTDDGRGMPIDIHPEHGLSGVELILTKLHAGGKFSQSSYRFSGGLHGVGVSVVNALSTRLEVEVCRDGERHAIAFAKGEKVEELAVIGSCAKRATGTVVRFWPELDYFDSPRLSLPRLKHLLRAKAVLCPGLKVILTEVDGSESIWQYEDGLRDYLAQATDGYEVLPAAPFVGHFADDEQACDWAIQWLPEGGEPLMESYVNLIPTPLGGTHVNGLRSGLLEALREFCDYRSLLPRGVKLTADDLWERVSFVLSVKMLDPQFAGQTKERLSSRTVAAFVSGVVKDAFSLWLNHHVDQAEALAELVISAAQRRQKSAKKVARKKITAGPALPGKLADCSGQDPVASELFLVEGDSAGGSAKQARDRETQAILPLRGKILNTWEVESHDIYASQEVHDIAVAIGADPASADLTKLRYHKICILADADSDGLHIATLLCALFVRHFPALVDAGHVYVAMPPLYRIDLGKEVFYALDESEKAAILKRLEGKRGTRKAGPINVQRFKGLGEMSPLQLRETTMAVDTRRLVQLTRVDGDGTSEMLDMLLAKKRASDRKGWLEDYGNLADIEV
- a CDS encoding YqiA/YcfP family alpha/beta fold hydrolase → MLSGPLQAAPVDGVLYLHGFNSGSDSPKARLMREACARIEHRGPLPCRTPNLSHRPAEALASAEAALAELGDKVLLVGSSMGGFLASVLAERHDLAAVLINPAVNASRLVDAWLGMAFVNPYSGERFTIESAHRDELLALEPVRLTPERYLLLLGSADETLDCREAFAAYRGCRTLIEPGGDHGFSRLADYLPAVLAHGGHAAGAPLAAIQ
- the pgi gene encoding glucose-6-phosphate isomerase translates to MTETATIDQHPAWKALLDHAEAMRDVHLKDLFHESDQRYPDFSRRAAGLMLDLSKQRWRRETLDKLLALARVAGVPKGIERLLAGERVNLSEDRPALHTALRLPADAHLNVEGEDVVPGVHRTLKRMAAMVDKFHAGQWRGATGKAVTDVVNLGVGGSDLGPLMVTHALADYRPRDIHPVEVHFASTMDGSQLADYLTRFNPETTLFVLSSKSFTTIDTLSNARTAQDWLMGHLVNGRGDRDLVMRQHFIGVSASPEKMSEWGISDANQLEFWEWVGGRYSLWGAIGLPIAVAVGMDNFRELLAGAHEMDRHFANAALEDNLPVLLALAGIWNVNFLDIRAHSILPYEGRLEFFASYLEQLEMESNGKSTTNSGQTTPYSTCPVLWGQLGPNAQHAFYQLLHQGTQPVECDFIAPMRRYDRIEDDATRALLKEQHRLTLANCFAQSRVLMLGDEAIEDDGPRPNHKHYRGNQPSTTLLLDRLTPSTLGSLVALYEHKVFVQATIWDINPFDQWGVELGKKIATQTERVLASHEGVEALDESSRHLIEAVWRAEEQR